A genome region from Lucilia cuprina isolate Lc7/37 chromosome 3, ASM2204524v1, whole genome shotgun sequence includes the following:
- the LOC111687768 gene encoding active breakpoint cluster region-related protein isoform X2 has product MSVFNDFQRLWMERFPQSSLSDAWEQDVRASLERHKLKIAELTKELEQETLYVEYLERLLSDVEKYRESGGDPTTLFEAATNSEGAKQQTSLHPADSTADGENGEGHNAAVGDRNSKSSLNLRESKNGNKEQQTNRLSLNTDNKYAAAVTTTTGTTTANSQYGSNNGNKSSASKNNLPTTASTEERNSEKEDKDVGTEKDKRNSDKNGALHQCISELAASIASNEDNSDNGVTTKSIPERPPKSTSHFVTVIEVKENKTDQGNNSSVSLEQNPDSAGGDCGNMMAPSTFSSFERKPSAPPLSPSLASPSLTASSHALLDAKKKMPPRPPPKIMRRVEPPIVPGSILSSSPKRDSPFVGSTIPLPSSSGSLSSSESPANSLERNIKPSDILRQKSSESSEGKSFAQNRKTTPEMNKFLNNTEFLEELGNKINKTESMEKAKRPDLNYTHSPTGSLGRTQQATQSGGAMASATTRSQHIAQPRPVVGSSPTSSLSKNVKLTAADSSSTGSLDKKSRTSLQPGDAEIVGQQGRTIGSKESLSSQGISEIIKSYESVSSLSSDSARANQMADNEQEHLYDTVPLDNGDDEYVYIKPGRTGSSSSRDDLSTPGSIIPMSSHGHLSSQTSVTDPESPGRSSNYANINYFIQKNNETRSSSVDSDGEYESGGMPIMRTISQDDHNIQTPGALRKVSGSQRGNKIRSILSTIIQSETIYVACLNTMIQYKKAIHATLGTSQPVIKEDEENTIFFKIDELYDAHSLFLSDLKSLVAHEGGDVLIGETFKRLAEMFDLYSAFLHNYNQAIETVKKCSANNPQFKKIVSTIVLNLQTEQSLTLEDLLHKPVARVQINALVFNDLLDCTPQNHPDHHPLKQAHDTIHKFLKQFNVVNQKLPTESNKNLRRMVKNSFIVELVDGHRKLRHLFLFNDVIACAKYKASGRDRIDYELKWFIPLKDVAVFEESDASAELKESSPANILQLKTQACTVRDQLLLEEKDDKSRKPNGLRGGEKYRRKLADLESQLVLASPNLVFRIANKATNKTVTFFLSSDFERTQWIDSILSLQQQCNIPGTSTINALEIHAFIVAMQKSMKTEMGSYLMRNTNDESLLVGDLHMTVHNLSGLDQPADLYISIEVDSYGHYFRKAATKMICRSMNPMWNESFVVELEGSQNVRILLYALQERPILRAKHIIKLSRSWLKETPQGRVLKLGDNLTLNTTLHFVPGEVTLRRVPTSKPGALFGAKMQQVLKREKRDIPFIISACIREVEKRGMSEVGIYRVSGSASDLAKLKKSFETNSYEAEQLLKDVDIHSVTGILKFYLRELPEALFTDVLYPKFFETFSRFSNNNEVERINELLQVFEELPQANKASINHILDHLIRVHNREVDNKMSLHNLAMVFGPTLLRPGATQTKQKDLLASGTVDVMAQAGILYCFLQARMQHEKDAGNM; this is encoded by the exons AAATCAAGCTTGAATTTAAGGGAAtctaaaaatggaaataaagaACAACAAACTAATAGATTGTCATTGAATACCGATAATAAATATGCGGCTGCCGTTACGACCACAACTGGCACAACAACAGCGAATAGTCAATACGGCAGTAACAATGGCAATAAATCGAGTGCGTCGAAAAATAACCTTCCAACAACAGCTTCCACAGAAGAGAGAAACAGCGAAAAAGAAGACAAAGATGTAGGCACCGAAAAGGATAAACGCAACAGTGATAAGAATGGTGCATTACATCAGTGCATCAGCGAATTGGCTGCATCTATCGCTTCGAATGAAGATAATTCCGATAATGGCgtaacaacaaaatcaattCCCGAAAGGCCACCAAAATCAACATCACATTTTGTAACAGTTATAGAGGTGAAGGAGAATAAAACGGATCAGGGCAATAATTCATCTGTGTCATTGGAGCAAAATCCAGATAGTGCTGGAGGAGATTGTGGAAATATGATGGCACCCTCCACGTTTAGTAGTTTTGAACGTAAACCCTCAGCTCCACCATTATCACCGTCATTGGCTTCACCTTCACTTACGGCTTCTTCACATGCTCTACTGGATGCCAAGAAAAAGATGCCACCAAG aCCCCCACCTAAAATCATGCGGCGCGTTGAACCTCCCATTGTACCAGGTTCCATACTTTCTTCATCGCCCAAACGTGACTCACCTTTTGTGGGAAGCACTATTCCTTTGCCATCTAGCTCTGGAAGCTTATCTTCATCCGAAAGTCCGGCAAATTCTTTGGAACGCAATATCAAACCATCCGATATATTGCGACAAAAATCTTCAGAGTCTTCGGAGGGAAAATCGTTTGCCCAAAATCGCAAAACTACACCagaaatgaacaaatttttaaacaacacaGAGTTTTTAGAAGAATTGGGTAATAAGATAAATAAAACAGAGAGTATGGAAAAAGCCAAGCGACCTGACCTTAATTACACACACAGCCCGACTGGCAGCTTGGGTCGAACACAACAAGCAACACAATCTGGCGGTGCAATGGCAAGCGCAACAACTCGCTCTCAACATATTGCACAACCAAGACCTGTTGTTGGCTCTTCGCCAACTAGCAGCCTAAGTAAAAATGTCAAACTAACAGCCGCTGACAGCTCTTCCACTGGTAGTTTAGATAAAAAATCAAGAACATCACTACAGCCAGGTGATGCTGAAATTGTTGGTCAACAGGGTCGTACAATAGGCTCGAAGGAGTCGCTATCTTCACAAGGCATATCCGAAATT ATCAAAAGCTATGAATCAGTTTCTTCTCTAAGTTCAGATAGTGCTAGAGCCAATCAAATGGCCGATAACGAACAGGAACACTTGTATGACACAGTGCCTCTGGATAATGGTGATGATGAATATGTCTATATTAAACCTGGCCGCACTGGCTCCTCTTCTAGTCGTGACGATTTATCAACACCTGGCAGTATCATACCCATGAGTTCACATGGACATTTAAGTAGTCAAACTAGTGTTACAGATCCTGAATCTCCAGGACGTTCTTCCAATTATgccaatattaattattttataca aaaaaataacgaaacacGTTCCAGTTCTGTGGACAGCGATGGAGAGTATGAGAGTGGTGGTATGCCTATAATGCGTACTATATCACAGGATGATCATAATATACAAACCCCGGGAGCATTAAGAAAG GTTTCGGGTAGTCAGCGTGGTAATAAAATACGTTCCATATTAAGCACAATCATACAAAGTGAAACGATTTATGTGGCATGTTTAAATACCATGATACAa tataaaaaagcCATCCATGCCACATTGGGTACTTCACAGCCCGTCATTAAGGAGGATGAAGAAAATACAATATTCTTTAAGATCGATGAGCTATACGATGCACACTCGTTATTTTTGAGTGATTTAAAGTCGTTGGTAGCTCATGAGGGTGGCGATGTGCTTATTGGTGAAACATTTAAACGTTTAGCGGAAATGTTTGACCTGTACAGTGCATTTCTCCACAATTATAATCAGGCCATAGAGACGGTGAAGAAATGCAGTGCTAATAATCCGCAATTCAAGAAGATTGTCTCTACAATTGTCTTGAATTTGCAGACTGAGCAATCGCTAACTCTCGAAGATCTACTACACAAGCCGGTGGCACGTGTACAAATCAATGCTTTGGTCTTTAATGATCTTTTAGATTGTACGCCACAAAATCATCCGGATCATCATCCTCTTAAGCAGGCTCACGATACCATCCATAAATTTCTCAAGCAATTCAATGTGGTCAATCAAAAGTTGCCCACAGAATCCAACAAGAACTTAAGACGCATGGTAAAGAATTCATTTATTGTTGAGCTAGTGGATGGTCATCGTAAATTGCGTCATTTGTTTCTGTTTAATGATGTTATTGCATGTGCCAAATATAAGGCTTCTGGCCGTGATCGTATAGATTATGAACTGAAATGGTTTATACCCTTGAAAGATGTAGCCGTGTTCGAGGAATCGGATGCTAGTGCAGAACTTAAAGAATCTAGTCCAGCCAATATATTGCAGCTAAAGACACAGGCTTGTACTGTACGTGATCAATTGTTATTGGAGGAGAAGGACGATAAGTCGCGTAAACCAAATGGCTTAAGAGGTGGTGAAAAGTATCGTCGAAAATTAGCAGATTTAGAATCACAATTAGTGCTGGCTTCTCCCAATTTAGTATTTCGCATTGCCAACAAGGCCACAAATAAGACGGTGACCTTTTTCTTAAGTTCAGATTTCGAGCGTACTCAATGGATAGATTCCATTTTGAGTTTACAG CAACAATGTAATATACCCGGCACTAGTACTATAAATGCTTTAGAAATTCATGCCTTTATAGTGGCCATGCAAAAGAGCATGAAAACCGAAATGGGTTCTTACCTAATGCGCAATACTAACGATGAAAGTCTCTTAGTGGGAGATCTACACATGACGGTGCATAATCTTAGCGGCTTAGACCAACCGGCggatttatatatttcaatagaAGTGGATTCATATGGTCATTATTTCCGTAAAGCTGCCACCAAAATGATATGTCGCTCCATGAATCCCATGTGGAATGAAAGTTTTGTAGTCGAACTGGAGGGCAGCCAAAATGTACGCATACTATTATATGCTCTACAAGAACGGCCCATATTAAGAGCTAAACATATTATAAAG TTGAGCCGCAGTTGGTTAAAGGAAACACCACAAGGTCGTGTCCTAAAATTGGGtgataatttaactttaaataccACTTTACATTTTGTACCTGGCGAAGTGACATTACGGCGTGTGCCTACCTCGAAACCGGGAGCTTTATTTGGTGCCAAAATGCAACaagttttaaa ACGAGAAAAACGTGACATTCCATTTATAATAAGTGCCTGCATACGTGAAGTTGAAAAACGCGGTATGTCTGAAGTGGGTATTTATCGTGTTAGTGGTTCTGCTTCCGATTTGGCTAAACTAAAGAAATCTTTTGAAACAA attcctATGAAGCTGAACAATTGCTAAAAGATGTTGATATACACTCTGTTACcggcattttaaaattttatttacgagAATTACCCGAAGCCTTATTTACCGATGTTTTATATCCGAAATTCTTTGAAACCTTTAGTCGTTTTAGCAATAACAATGAAGTCGAACGCATCAATGAACTTTTGCAAGTATTCGAAGAATTACCCCAGGCCAACAAGGCTTCCATTAATCACATATTAGATCATTTAATAAG AGTACACAACAGAGAAGTCGATAATAAAATGTCTCTGCACAATCTAGCCATGGTATTTGGTCCCACTCTATTGCGGCCAGGAGCAacgcaaacaaaacaaaaagatttaCTGGCATCCGGTACAGTAGATGTAATGGCACAGGCCGGTATACTCTATTGTTTTCTACAGGCTCGTATGCAACATGAAAAAGATGCcggaaatatgtaa
- the LOC111687768 gene encoding breakpoint cluster region protein isoform X1, whose amino-acid sequence MSVFNDFQRLWMERFPQSSLSDAWEQDVRASLERHKLKIAELTKELEQETLYVEYLERLLSDVEKYRESGGDPTTLFEAATNSEGAKQQTSLHPADSTADGENGEGHNAAVGDRNSKSSLNLRESKNGNKEQQTNRLSLNTDNKYAAAVTTTTGTTTANSQYGSNNGNKSSASKNNLPTTASTEERNSEKEDKDVGTEKDKRNSDKNGALHQCISELAASIASNEDNSDNGVTTKSIPERPPKSTSHFVTVIEVKENKTDQGNNSSVSLEQNPDSAGGDCGNMMAPSTFSSFERKPSAPPLSPSLASPSLTASSHALLDAKKKMPPRPPPKIMRRVEPPIVPGSILSSSPKRDSPFVGSTIPLPSSSGSLSSSESPANSLERNIKPSDILRQKSSESSEGKSFAQNRKTTPEMNKFLNNTEFLEELGNKINKTESMEKAKRPDLNYTHSPTGSLGRTQQATQSGGAMASATTRSQHIAQPRPVVGSSPTSSLSKNVKLTAADSSSTGSLDKKSRTSLQPGDAEIVGQQGRTIGSKESLSSQGISEIIKSYESVSSLSSDSARANQMADNEQEHLYDTVPLDNGDDEYVYIKPGRTGSSSSRDDLSTPGSIIPMSSHGHLSSQTSVTDPESPGRSSNYANINYFIQKNNETRSSSVDSDGEYESGGMPIMRTISQDDHNIQTPGALRKNLVSAILVSGSQRGNKIRSILSTIIQSETIYVACLNTMIQYKKAIHATLGTSQPVIKEDEENTIFFKIDELYDAHSLFLSDLKSLVAHEGGDVLIGETFKRLAEMFDLYSAFLHNYNQAIETVKKCSANNPQFKKIVSTIVLNLQTEQSLTLEDLLHKPVARVQINALVFNDLLDCTPQNHPDHHPLKQAHDTIHKFLKQFNVVNQKLPTESNKNLRRMVKNSFIVELVDGHRKLRHLFLFNDVIACAKYKASGRDRIDYELKWFIPLKDVAVFEESDASAELKESSPANILQLKTQACTVRDQLLLEEKDDKSRKPNGLRGGEKYRRKLADLESQLVLASPNLVFRIANKATNKTVTFFLSSDFERTQWIDSILSLQQQCNIPGTSTINALEIHAFIVAMQKSMKTEMGSYLMRNTNDESLLVGDLHMTVHNLSGLDQPADLYISIEVDSYGHYFRKAATKMICRSMNPMWNESFVVELEGSQNVRILLYALQERPILRAKHIIKLSRSWLKETPQGRVLKLGDNLTLNTTLHFVPGEVTLRRVPTSKPGALFGAKMQQVLKREKRDIPFIISACIREVEKRGMSEVGIYRVSGSASDLAKLKKSFETNSYEAEQLLKDVDIHSVTGILKFYLRELPEALFTDVLYPKFFETFSRFSNNNEVERINELLQVFEELPQANKASINHILDHLIRVHNREVDNKMSLHNLAMVFGPTLLRPGATQTKQKDLLASGTVDVMAQAGILYCFLQARMQHEKDAGNM is encoded by the exons AAATCAAGCTTGAATTTAAGGGAAtctaaaaatggaaataaagaACAACAAACTAATAGATTGTCATTGAATACCGATAATAAATATGCGGCTGCCGTTACGACCACAACTGGCACAACAACAGCGAATAGTCAATACGGCAGTAACAATGGCAATAAATCGAGTGCGTCGAAAAATAACCTTCCAACAACAGCTTCCACAGAAGAGAGAAACAGCGAAAAAGAAGACAAAGATGTAGGCACCGAAAAGGATAAACGCAACAGTGATAAGAATGGTGCATTACATCAGTGCATCAGCGAATTGGCTGCATCTATCGCTTCGAATGAAGATAATTCCGATAATGGCgtaacaacaaaatcaattCCCGAAAGGCCACCAAAATCAACATCACATTTTGTAACAGTTATAGAGGTGAAGGAGAATAAAACGGATCAGGGCAATAATTCATCTGTGTCATTGGAGCAAAATCCAGATAGTGCTGGAGGAGATTGTGGAAATATGATGGCACCCTCCACGTTTAGTAGTTTTGAACGTAAACCCTCAGCTCCACCATTATCACCGTCATTGGCTTCACCTTCACTTACGGCTTCTTCACATGCTCTACTGGATGCCAAGAAAAAGATGCCACCAAG aCCCCCACCTAAAATCATGCGGCGCGTTGAACCTCCCATTGTACCAGGTTCCATACTTTCTTCATCGCCCAAACGTGACTCACCTTTTGTGGGAAGCACTATTCCTTTGCCATCTAGCTCTGGAAGCTTATCTTCATCCGAAAGTCCGGCAAATTCTTTGGAACGCAATATCAAACCATCCGATATATTGCGACAAAAATCTTCAGAGTCTTCGGAGGGAAAATCGTTTGCCCAAAATCGCAAAACTACACCagaaatgaacaaatttttaaacaacacaGAGTTTTTAGAAGAATTGGGTAATAAGATAAATAAAACAGAGAGTATGGAAAAAGCCAAGCGACCTGACCTTAATTACACACACAGCCCGACTGGCAGCTTGGGTCGAACACAACAAGCAACACAATCTGGCGGTGCAATGGCAAGCGCAACAACTCGCTCTCAACATATTGCACAACCAAGACCTGTTGTTGGCTCTTCGCCAACTAGCAGCCTAAGTAAAAATGTCAAACTAACAGCCGCTGACAGCTCTTCCACTGGTAGTTTAGATAAAAAATCAAGAACATCACTACAGCCAGGTGATGCTGAAATTGTTGGTCAACAGGGTCGTACAATAGGCTCGAAGGAGTCGCTATCTTCACAAGGCATATCCGAAATT ATCAAAAGCTATGAATCAGTTTCTTCTCTAAGTTCAGATAGTGCTAGAGCCAATCAAATGGCCGATAACGAACAGGAACACTTGTATGACACAGTGCCTCTGGATAATGGTGATGATGAATATGTCTATATTAAACCTGGCCGCACTGGCTCCTCTTCTAGTCGTGACGATTTATCAACACCTGGCAGTATCATACCCATGAGTTCACATGGACATTTAAGTAGTCAAACTAGTGTTACAGATCCTGAATCTCCAGGACGTTCTTCCAATTATgccaatattaattattttataca aaaaaataacgaaacacGTTCCAGTTCTGTGGACAGCGATGGAGAGTATGAGAGTGGTGGTATGCCTATAATGCGTACTATATCACAGGATGATCATAATATACAAACCCCGGGAGCATTAAGAAAG AATCTAGTTTCAGCAATACTT GTTTCGGGTAGTCAGCGTGGTAATAAAATACGTTCCATATTAAGCACAATCATACAAAGTGAAACGATTTATGTGGCATGTTTAAATACCATGATACAa tataaaaaagcCATCCATGCCACATTGGGTACTTCACAGCCCGTCATTAAGGAGGATGAAGAAAATACAATATTCTTTAAGATCGATGAGCTATACGATGCACACTCGTTATTTTTGAGTGATTTAAAGTCGTTGGTAGCTCATGAGGGTGGCGATGTGCTTATTGGTGAAACATTTAAACGTTTAGCGGAAATGTTTGACCTGTACAGTGCATTTCTCCACAATTATAATCAGGCCATAGAGACGGTGAAGAAATGCAGTGCTAATAATCCGCAATTCAAGAAGATTGTCTCTACAATTGTCTTGAATTTGCAGACTGAGCAATCGCTAACTCTCGAAGATCTACTACACAAGCCGGTGGCACGTGTACAAATCAATGCTTTGGTCTTTAATGATCTTTTAGATTGTACGCCACAAAATCATCCGGATCATCATCCTCTTAAGCAGGCTCACGATACCATCCATAAATTTCTCAAGCAATTCAATGTGGTCAATCAAAAGTTGCCCACAGAATCCAACAAGAACTTAAGACGCATGGTAAAGAATTCATTTATTGTTGAGCTAGTGGATGGTCATCGTAAATTGCGTCATTTGTTTCTGTTTAATGATGTTATTGCATGTGCCAAATATAAGGCTTCTGGCCGTGATCGTATAGATTATGAACTGAAATGGTTTATACCCTTGAAAGATGTAGCCGTGTTCGAGGAATCGGATGCTAGTGCAGAACTTAAAGAATCTAGTCCAGCCAATATATTGCAGCTAAAGACACAGGCTTGTACTGTACGTGATCAATTGTTATTGGAGGAGAAGGACGATAAGTCGCGTAAACCAAATGGCTTAAGAGGTGGTGAAAAGTATCGTCGAAAATTAGCAGATTTAGAATCACAATTAGTGCTGGCTTCTCCCAATTTAGTATTTCGCATTGCCAACAAGGCCACAAATAAGACGGTGACCTTTTTCTTAAGTTCAGATTTCGAGCGTACTCAATGGATAGATTCCATTTTGAGTTTACAG CAACAATGTAATATACCCGGCACTAGTACTATAAATGCTTTAGAAATTCATGCCTTTATAGTGGCCATGCAAAAGAGCATGAAAACCGAAATGGGTTCTTACCTAATGCGCAATACTAACGATGAAAGTCTCTTAGTGGGAGATCTACACATGACGGTGCATAATCTTAGCGGCTTAGACCAACCGGCggatttatatatttcaatagaAGTGGATTCATATGGTCATTATTTCCGTAAAGCTGCCACCAAAATGATATGTCGCTCCATGAATCCCATGTGGAATGAAAGTTTTGTAGTCGAACTGGAGGGCAGCCAAAATGTACGCATACTATTATATGCTCTACAAGAACGGCCCATATTAAGAGCTAAACATATTATAAAG TTGAGCCGCAGTTGGTTAAAGGAAACACCACAAGGTCGTGTCCTAAAATTGGGtgataatttaactttaaataccACTTTACATTTTGTACCTGGCGAAGTGACATTACGGCGTGTGCCTACCTCGAAACCGGGAGCTTTATTTGGTGCCAAAATGCAACaagttttaaa ACGAGAAAAACGTGACATTCCATTTATAATAAGTGCCTGCATACGTGAAGTTGAAAAACGCGGTATGTCTGAAGTGGGTATTTATCGTGTTAGTGGTTCTGCTTCCGATTTGGCTAAACTAAAGAAATCTTTTGAAACAA attcctATGAAGCTGAACAATTGCTAAAAGATGTTGATATACACTCTGTTACcggcattttaaaattttatttacgagAATTACCCGAAGCCTTATTTACCGATGTTTTATATCCGAAATTCTTTGAAACCTTTAGTCGTTTTAGCAATAACAATGAAGTCGAACGCATCAATGAACTTTTGCAAGTATTCGAAGAATTACCCCAGGCCAACAAGGCTTCCATTAATCACATATTAGATCATTTAATAAG AGTACACAACAGAGAAGTCGATAATAAAATGTCTCTGCACAATCTAGCCATGGTATTTGGTCCCACTCTATTGCGGCCAGGAGCAacgcaaacaaaacaaaaagatttaCTGGCATCCGGTACAGTAGATGTAATGGCACAGGCCGGTATACTCTATTGTTTTCTACAGGCTCGTATGCAACATGAAAAAGATGCcggaaatatgtaa